Within Runella rosea, the genomic segment AAAACGATGGAATCAACCCATTCTCTAAAGGCTGATTTTTTGGGCTTTTGTGATTTGCTTTCGGCGGCTTTTACTTCTATCATGGTGGCACCGTTTTTGGTTTTATTACAATCTGATGGTAGACGCGTTTATCCTTTATAAAAAATCCATTTTGATAACTCCTTGTAATTCACCTTTTTGCCGTACATCAAAATACCGATTCGATAAATGCGCGCCGCAAGCCACGTGGTGCCCACAAATCCCATCACCAGCAAAACCATCGAAAGGGCGATTTCCCACGCGGGCACGCCAAACGGAATCCGAGCCATCATTACCACGGGTGAGGTGAAAGGAATCATTGACGTCCAGAATGCCAGTGAACCGTCGGGTTGATTGATGGACAACTGAGCAAAAAAGATGGAGGCAATGATAGGAAGCATGATAGGAAAGGTAAACTGCCCCGCCTCCTGTTGGTTTTCGACCGAAGCGCCAATGGCGGCGTAGAGAGAACTGTACAACAAATACCCGCCCAAAAAGTAAAAAATGAAGCAAATGAATATTTGCGCCAACGGCAATGACTGGGCCGATTCCATAAACGTGTTTACGGTATTGAGTGTGCTGCTTTGCGACTTCTCCATCTCTTTCTTTAGTTCGGGGTCGGCTTGCTCGGCCTGTTTATTGAGCACCTCTTGGGTTGCCGTAAAACGATTGAATCCAAACAGCGTTTGGGTTGCTGTTGTTACCCCAAACGTAAGAATACCCCAAAGCAAAAACTGCGTCAGACCCACGGCGGCTACGCCTAAAATCTTACCCATCATCAAATGAAAAGGCTTGACGGAAGAAATAATGACTTCAATGATACGGTTAGATTTTTCTTCCATCACCCCCTGCATCACCCCAGCTCCGTAAATAAGGATAAAAATGTAAAGCAAAAAAGCCGCCGCATAGCCCGCTACGTACGCGGCAATAGTACTGCTTGACTGTGTTTTTCCTTCATCATTGAGACTAAAGGTCTGAGCATCAACGTTCATATTGGCTTCTTCTATGACCTGTTGGGTAATTCCCGCTTTAGAAAGTTTGATGTTGCGAAGCTCCTGCTGAACGATTTTTTCAATGCGATTTTGTTGCATAGGGCCGATGTTTTTGGCGGCATAGATCTGCACGCCCTTCGGCCGGTCCATGATATCGGCGGGGATAAATACCAGAAGGTTCTGCTCTTTGTCTTTTAGTTGTTTTTGGGCGGTAGCAATCGGCCCGCTGATAAATTCAAACGTAGTGTTAGCGTCGCTTTTAAACTTGTTTTTAAACAGGCCGCTTTCGTCAATGACCTGAATGGTTTTGCGTTCATTGTTAAACGAACCCACGGCGGCCCAAATGATGATGCCGTAAAAGGCGGCAATCAACAGTGGTGTCAAAAGGGTCATTACGATGAATGACTTTTTGCGAACGCGTACCAAGTATTCGCGTTTGAGGACAAGGAATATATTTCTCATAGCTTCAAGGAGGAGTTATAAAGTATCATTGGTGCTTCTGGGGCAGTAATAAGCACAAAACGGGAACGGTATTTATCAATAAAAATCGTTGATTGTTCGGGCTGACAACCTATTGTAGATTGTTTATTTCCTCGGGTATTTCGCCGCCAACGGCTTTGATAAAAATATCGTTGAAAGAAGGTATATTTTCGTGAAAAGAGACCAACTCCACCTGACTGATAAGGTTGCCCACCAAGGCGTTGACGGAGGCATTGCCTATCAACCGAATGTTAGCTTTATTGACCTGCTCGTCGTCGATTTTGTGGGAGATAATTTCAAAATCAGTGGGCAGGGATTCCAACGTTCCGTGATAACGCACCGAGTAGCTGTGTTCTTTGAATTGATCTTTTACCTCTTTTTTGCTCCCCTTTAAAATCACCTGTGATTTGTGAATCAGTGCAATATGGTCACAAAGTTCTTCGACCGACTCCATGCGGTGTGTAGAAAAAATGATGGTTGTTCCTTTCTCGCGCAGTTCGAGGATTTCGTCTTTAATAAGGTTGGCGTTAATCGGGTCAAATCCCGAAAATGGCTCATCCAAAATGATTAGTTTCGGTTCGTGCATGACGGTGGCCACAAACTGAATTTTTTGTTGCATTCCCTTAGAAAGGTCTTCGATGCTTTTGGTCCACCACGTTTTGATGTCGAATTTCTTAAACCAGATTTTTAGTTTATCCATGGCCTCTCGTTCCGACAACCCTTTGAGTTGAGCCAGATAGAGAAGCTGCTCGCCCACCTTCATTTTTTTGTACAATCCCCGTTCTTCGGGCAAATAACCGATGTGTTGGATATGTTCGGGGCGTAGGCGTTCGCCGTCGAGCAAAACGTAGCCTTCGTCGGGCGCAGTGATTTGGGTGATAATCCGAATAAGTGAGGTTTTTCCCGCGCCGTTGGGACCAAGTAATCCAAAAATACTGCCTTTGGGAACATTTAGGCTTACCCCGTCAAGGGCGCGATGCGAAGCGTACTGTTTTACGACATCATGAACTTCGAGAATGTTGGGCATATAGTTAAGAGTTAAGAAGAAAAGGCTGTGTAAAAGAGCATGAAAGAATGCCCTTCTATTTATAAGAGTTCGAAAATTAAGACCAAGTGCCTGCTATTATCAAGTGAATGCGGATAGTTGGGGGATTTGGAAGGATAAACGGTAAAAGAAAACGTGCTTAGGGTTGATTTTGGTGCCTATCCAATTTTGAGAAAACCGTTTGGATACGAAGATATTAAGGAATACTAATCAAATCTTTTAATAGCTAAAACCCTTGACAGTGCGTCAAAATTTTCCTGATCCATGATATATAAAAGTTCCTGTTAAAAATCGTAATCTTAATCAGGTCTGTATTGTAAATAATTGTGCGTTTTTACTGAATAAATTGCCTTTTTTATATTTCTTTCTATTACCCTAAATCTTTACCCCAATGAAAAACACACACAATTGTGGGCCTTAGCCCGGGCGCTGTTCATCTTGTTAGTACCTCTTAACCTTGTGAGCAAATTACAGGCCGCTTATCCTGGCAGCACGGTTCAAACACGGAATTTAGCCTTAAATCCGTTCCCGCATCTGGAAGAATCGCACATTACCTCTTTTTTTACGCCCGAAGAGTACCGAACCGAAGCTCAAAATACGGCACTTCGCCATTCCGACCAAGCGATTAAAGAAGTAATGGCCGCCGAAATTATTGTAATAGTAGTACCTATGTACAATTTCGGTATTCCGTCCAACCTAAAGGCGTGGATTGACCATATTGTCAGACAAGGTCTAACGTTTACTTTTACCGAGAAAGGCCCCGAAGGATTGCTAAAAAACAAAAAAGTGTACTTAGCGATTGCAACAGGAGGGATTTACTCGGAAGGCCCGATGAAAATCTACGATTTTACCGAGTCTTACTTGAGAACTATCTTGGCTTTTATTGGAATTACTGACGTTTCGGTTTTTCGTGCCGAAGGTATGGCGGTTCCGGGAATGCAGGAAACTGCATTGCAAAAAGGGATAGAGAGTATCACTGCCTAATCCTCAAATCCATTGTGCTCAAAATATGAGCGAATCGATTTGAGGAGACTTATAAACCTTCCTCTGCTTGATGGCGGTGCCGATTGTCATAACTCGGTACCGCCAATTTTTAACTTCTAATACAACAACTGTAAGCACAATAACGGGTAATAACTACGGTCAATGGTTTGTTTTTAGTAGTTTGCATCTGATAACCAAAAAAATAGACCATGAATATTGTTACGCGAGTGCTTGCTTTCCTGCTTTTATTGGAAGGAATCCTGTCCTGCAACCCAAGTACAGATGAAAAAAAGGAAGAAGCAAAGTCGATGACCAAGTTTGTCTACGACCTGGCTCAGCCTGCTGAAACCTACGTTTTGCCCAAAGAATTGAAAGAGATTTCAGGGGTGGCTTTTTACGCAGAAAATCAGCTTTTGTGCGTACAGGACGAAGATGGCGAAGTGTTTGTGTATGATTTGACACAACAAAAAATTACAGAAAGCCATCGCTTCGGCCCCCGTGGCGATTATGAGGGAATTGAGAAAATTGGCGACGAAATCTACGTTTTGCAAAGCAATGGAACCCTTTTTAATTTTAAACTTGGTAACAAAGAAACGCGCGAAATTGAAACTGGCCTGCCTGGAAAAAATGACGTCGAAGGTCTGACGTATGACTTCGGTACCAAACGCCTGTGGTTGGCGGTAAAAGAAGCTTCCAAGAAAGCCGCAAAAGATGATGATAAGGTCATTTTTTCTTTTGACCTGAAGAGTCGAAGGGTGTTTACAGAGCGTGAATTGAAAGCAAAGCAATTTGACCAAGTAGGGCTGAAAGGTAAAAACTGGAAAGATTTTAAACCCTCTGACATCGCTTCTCATCCCAAAACTGGAGAACTATATCTCCTCAGTTCGGCGGGGCATCGGCTGGTTATTTTCTCGGCTGGAGGGGTGCCGTTAAAAAATATTGACCTTGACCCTAAACAATTCCGGCAGCCCGAAGGAATCTGCTTTACCCCCGATGGAACCCTTTACATATCAAGCGAAGGCGATGGCAAAGATGGGTACATTCTGAAGTTTGATCCATTGAAGGAGGCGGATAATTGAGTGGATCAAGTGCTGGAAAAGATAGTTTTCAAAACCCCGACGCGTAGAAATTGCCTTTCAGCGTTGGGGTTTTGATTGTTTTAAAAATGAGAGAATCTATAACTTCTTCTGAAAAAACGCCGCAATGGCTTTGTTGACTTTCACCTGATTGGCGTGCATCATAAAATGGTGGGTATCATCTACAATCACCATCGTTTCGATGGGTACTTTTGTTTCTTCTAAGCGGCGTACCAAGTCGGTACTTTGACTAAAACGCACGTTGCGGTCATCGTCGCCGTGGATAAAAAGTACGGGAGAAGTCCACGTATTTACATACGCAATCGGGGACGATTTCCAGGCTACCTCCAAGGCTCGGGTGGCATCAGGAGCGCGTTCGTATTGGTCGGGCATCAGAATGTTGCGGGTACGCTCGATGGTGCGGTCATGTACGCCGTGGATGTCGACGCCTACGGCAAACAGCTTAGAGTCGCGTCCTAAGGCCATAGCCGTTAGAAATCCGCCGTACGAGCCTCCGTATATGCCGATGCGTTTGGGGTCAATTTGCGGTTGTTTGGCGAGCCATTCACCAGCAGCTTTGATGTCGATATATTCGGAAGCACCGTTGGCACCGCCATTTTTAGCATTGTGAAACTCGTATCCATAACCAATCCCCAAACGGTAATTGACCGACAAAACTGCGTAACCGAGGCTTGCCAAATACTGATTCATGGCGTAAGCATTGGCGTAGTAATCACCATAATTCCACCCCAATAACATCTGGCGAGGTGGCCCACCATGAACATAAACAATGGCGGGCTTTTTGGCGGGTCCTCCTGCTTTTTCAAAGAGTTGGCAATGAACCGTTACGCCGTCAGGCGTTTTGAAGACTACTTGTTTGGGAGTTACCAAATCCATACTTGGGTAGGTTGTAGGTAAACGGTCGGTAGCGAGGATTTTCATTTCTCCGCCGTTGGCGGGCATTACAGAAGGGAGAGGAGGGCGTTGAGCGGTAGCACTGATAAAGGCCAAGGTTTTTCCGTCGCCCGTCAAAACTGGGAACCATTCTAGGCCCGTTCCGGGCGTCATTACCTGCATATCGGCGCGGTCTACGGATACTTTGACCACGTGACGGCGGTCAATGTCCAAGGCGTCAGTACCCACATTTGCGGCAAAGACGAGCGATTTGCCATCGGGACTGAGTTGAATATGTTCACACATAAAATTGCCAGGTGTAAGTAACAGCGGCGCTCCGCCCTGCTCCGCTAATGAATACAAATGCGGCCATCCGTCTTGGTAAGAAAGAAAAACGATGCGATTGGCCGCCCAGTGCAAATTGGTACCTCCGTGGGTGTTGGGCACGGAGCCGTTCAATCGTTTGGGCGCCGTCCAAAGGGTTTTTGCTTCTCCTGTACTTACATCAGCCGCCATGATTGACCACGGGATATGCTTCCTTACGAGGATAGAATCAGGTTTGCCACCCAGTCCGTTGGTACGAATAAAGGCCAATTTCTTTCCATCAGGCGACCAACGCGGGGAGTTGTCACGTTTGTATTGCGGGTCTATCCAAACGATAGGGGTTTGGGCGTCGGTATAAACACCAATAAAACTGTGGTCAACGCGATTGGATTGAAATGCCAGCCGACTTCCATCTGGTGACCAAACTGGCATGCCGTTTGTGCCACGGGCCGAAAAGAGCATCGTTGCCGCCGCCGAACCATCAAGAGGAACGGTGTATATTTGACCTCCTTTGGAGAAAGCTACTTTATCGCTTTTGGGCGAAATAACAGGGGCTTCGCCTTCGCCCAAAAGCTTGGGCTCGCCACCCGCAAATGGTACTGCCCAAATTTGTACCTTGGGAGGGGTAGGGCTAAAGGTGGGATTGACGGGGAGTTCATCGCCCCAATTGGAACCATGATCGCCGCCGCGTACATAAAGCACCCATTTCCCATCATCAGATAATGCTACACTACTGAGTTCCTGGCCATCGTCTTGTAAATAGTTAGTGAGCCGTCGGGCATTGAAGTTGGGCCCTTCCGCCACGTAAATATTACGTTTTCCCTCTTCATTGAATGCCCATGCAATACGTGACCCCGTGGCTGAGGCGGTCAATTCATTGGGAAAAGGATAGGATTTGACGGACTCCATTGAAAAACCGTTTTGTGCTCGGGATGAAAGGCTGAAAAGAAAGTGTAAGAGTGTGAAGAATAATAGCGTAGGTTTCATGAAGTTAGGGGTTGATGAAATTCAAACTTACTAAAAATCAATCTCATTGAGGAGCTTATTTAGGTCTTTATATGAAATATTGCCATGGTGCGCTTGGTCGTAATACCATAGAGGTCATCACACAAGCACCGTCGCTTTTCCCTTTGCACGTACCCTGTGCTTGTATTAAATTGTCGGCTAAATTCTCAATCAAAACAGCTGTTTCTTGCGCTAGTGAGCAATACGTTTGAAAAGGAGCTAAAAGATTTTTAGAGTGTAGTTAGATGTGCCTCCCCAAAATGCCAACTAGACTTGGCATTTTGGGGATAGCCTAATCTTTTCTTGCAACGGTAGTATTAAAAGAAAGGCTTCATGCTTCTGAAAACTAAAATATTTTAAAAATTAGCCGTAATTTTCGGCCCTACTTTTTACCGAACAAATGAAAACATTTCAAGTCATTTCTCCCGTTGATGGCTCCGTGTATGTGGAGCGCGAATATAGTACTGCAACTCAGATTGAAAGCATTTTGGCAAATGCCAAAGCGGCTCAAAAAATGTGGAAAAACGTTCCGCTACGCGAACGAATTACCATTTGCGAAAGAGCCCTAGATTATTTCTTGACCCATGCCGATGCCATTGGCGAAGAGCTCACATGGCAAATGGGCCGCCCGATTGGATACACTCCTAATGAAATCCGCCGTGGCTTTCAGGAGCGCGCCCGTTACATGATACAAGCCGCGATTGGTGCCTTGTCGGATGTGCCGGTTTCAGAAAAAGAAGGTTTTCAGCGTTTTATCCGCCGCGAAGCCCTCGGAACGGTGTTTGTGGTGGCTCCGTGGAATTACCCCTATTTAACATCGGTCAACGTGGTTATTCCTGCAATATTAGCGGGTAACACTGTGATACTCAAACACGCGCAGCAAACGCCGCTTTGTGCTGAGCGTTATGCGGCGGCGTTTAAAGCGGCTGGTTTGCCCGAAGGTGTTTTTCAATATCTTCACACCACCCACGATTACGTGGCCCGTATGATTGCCGACCCTCGCGTAGATTTTGTAGCCTTCACGGGTTCTGTTTCGGGTGGTCATGCGGTGCAGCGTGCGGCAGCGGAGCGTTTTATTGCCACAGGTTTGGAGCTGGGTGGAAAAGACCCTGCCTACGTGCG encodes:
- a CDS encoding S9 family peptidase, yielding MKPTLLFFTLLHFLFSLSSRAQNGFSMESVKSYPFPNELTASATGSRIAWAFNEEGKRNIYVAEGPNFNARRLTNYLQDDGQELSSVALSDDGKWVLYVRGGDHGSNWGDELPVNPTFSPTPPKVQIWAVPFAGGEPKLLGEGEAPVISPKSDKVAFSKGGQIYTVPLDGSAAATMLFSARGTNGMPVWSPDGSRLAFQSNRVDHSFIGVYTDAQTPIVWIDPQYKRDNSPRWSPDGKKLAFIRTNGLGGKPDSILVRKHIPWSIMAADVSTGEAKTLWTAPKRLNGSVPNTHGGTNLHWAANRIVFLSYQDGWPHLYSLAEQGGAPLLLTPGNFMCEHIQLSPDGKSLVFAANVGTDALDIDRRHVVKVSVDRADMQVMTPGTGLEWFPVLTGDGKTLAFISATAQRPPLPSVMPANGGEMKILATDRLPTTYPSMDLVTPKQVVFKTPDGVTVHCQLFEKAGGPAKKPAIVYVHGGPPRQMLLGWNYGDYYANAYAMNQYLASLGYAVLSVNYRLGIGYGYEFHNAKNGGANGASEYIDIKAAGEWLAKQPQIDPKRIGIYGGSYGGFLTAMALGRDSKLFAVGVDIHGVHDRTIERTRNILMPDQYERAPDATRALEVAWKSSPIAYVNTWTSPVLFIHGDDDRNVRFSQSTDLVRRLEETKVPIETMVIVDDTHHFMMHANQVKVNKAIAAFFQKKL
- a CDS encoding FMN-dependent NADH-azoreductase, which produces MSKLQAAYPGSTVQTRNLALNPFPHLEESHITSFFTPEEYRTEAQNTALRHSDQAIKEVMAAEIIVIVVPMYNFGIPSNLKAWIDHIVRQGLTFTFTEKGPEGLLKNKKVYLAIATGGIYSEGPMKIYDFTESYLRTILAFIGITDVSVFRAEGMAVPGMQETALQKGIESITA
- a CDS encoding aldehyde dehydrogenase family protein, which gives rise to MKTFQVISPVDGSVYVEREYSTATQIESILANAKAAQKMWKNVPLRERITICERALDYFLTHADAIGEELTWQMGRPIGYTPNEIRRGFQERARYMIQAAIGALSDVPVSEKEGFQRFIRREALGTVFVVAPWNYPYLTSVNVVIPAILAGNTVILKHAQQTPLCAERYAAAFKAAGLPEGVFQYLHTTHDYVARMIADPRVDFVAFTGSVSGGHAVQRAAAERFIATGLELGGKDPAYVRADAPLAFAVENLVDGALFNSGQSCCGIERIYVHEKVYDEFVQGAVALVNQYILGNPLEAGVHLGPMVRTSAAEFVRGQIREAVSQGADALIDPSGFPLNQVGTPYLAPQLLVNVNHSMRIMNEETFGPAVGIMKVSGDEEAIRLMNDSDYGLTASVWTSDADAALHIGNQIETGTWFMNRCDYLDPELAWTGVKDSGRGCTLSALGYEALTRPKSFHLRVDGY
- a CDS encoding ABC transporter ATP-binding protein is translated as MPNILEVHDVVKQYASHRALDGVSLNVPKGSIFGLLGPNGAGKTSLIRIITQITAPDEGYVLLDGERLRPEHIQHIGYLPEERGLYKKMKVGEQLLYLAQLKGLSEREAMDKLKIWFKKFDIKTWWTKSIEDLSKGMQQKIQFVATVMHEPKLIILDEPFSGFDPINANLIKDEILELREKGTTIIFSTHRMESVEELCDHIALIHKSQVILKGSKKEVKDQFKEHSYSVRYHGTLESLPTDFEIISHKIDDEQVNKANIRLIGNASVNALVGNLISQVELVSFHENIPSFNDIFIKAVGGEIPEEINNLQ
- a CDS encoding ABC transporter permease is translated as MRNIFLVLKREYLVRVRKKSFIVMTLLTPLLIAAFYGIIIWAAVGSFNNERKTIQVIDESGLFKNKFKSDANTTFEFISGPIATAQKQLKDKEQNLLVFIPADIMDRPKGVQIYAAKNIGPMQQNRIEKIVQQELRNIKLSKAGITQQVIEEANMNVDAQTFSLNDEGKTQSSSTIAAYVAGYAAAFLLYIFILIYGAGVMQGVMEEKSNRIIEVIISSVKPFHLMMGKILGVAAVGLTQFLLWGILTFGVTTATQTLFGFNRFTATQEVLNKQAEQADPELKKEMEKSQSSTLNTVNTFMESAQSLPLAQIFICFIFYFLGGYLLYSSLYAAIGASVENQQEAGQFTFPIMLPIIASIFFAQLSINQPDGSLAFWTSMIPFTSPVVMMARIPFGVPAWEIALSMVLLVMGFVGTTWLAARIYRIGILMYGKKVNYKELSKWIFYKG
- a CDS encoding SdiA-regulated domain-containing protein, whose product is MNIVTRVLAFLLLLEGILSCNPSTDEKKEEAKSMTKFVYDLAQPAETYVLPKELKEISGVAFYAENQLLCVQDEDGEVFVYDLTQQKITESHRFGPRGDYEGIEKIGDEIYVLQSNGTLFNFKLGNKETREIETGLPGKNDVEGLTYDFGTKRLWLAVKEASKKAAKDDDKVIFSFDLKSRRVFTERELKAKQFDQVGLKGKNWKDFKPSDIASHPKTGELYLLSSAGHRLVIFSAGGVPLKNIDLDPKQFRQPEGICFTPDGTLYISSEGDGKDGYILKFDPLKEADN